aaatcttaaataatgaaaatttaattatttattatagagAGAAGATAGTCATTTGGCGCAACTGCAACAGTCTAATTTTTATTACTCATATAGTAAGTGTATGATGTTTTATACACTTGGTTTGTATACATATTCAttgctttaaaataaaatgaagttattttaaaaaagaaaaggtaaaagatAAGAATGATTTACCACAACTGGCTCACTTTTTGCAACATATTATGAATAAATTCATTTTGAAGTGGCACACATGATTATAGagtttactattattttttttcaaccatataaagatatatatatatatatatataaataaaggagaaatatatttttaagttaattaaattacgTAATTGCCAAAGACTTTGTAACTGAATTGGCACATTCTCGTGCATAAAATGCTTGGGGATCTAGGAGAAAAAGGGTTCAAATTGCGTGATTAaaagcatattgtaattatatatcaaaaaaattatgtaatttgttgattttactcgtattaaaatatatttgtactttGATATGATCAAacatttataatttcattttaatctatttttaatacttaatattttcttatttttcacataaaaaatttaattaatgaaattcagacctttttatttttattttttttatacaagataaaaattctactccaaTCTAATCTAAGCATATGTGTGTGTCCTCTTTAGAGACTTGAACTTTGACCTTACCTCCCACATCCCACAAATATTTATACTTATAGAATAACTGTCGCGCCAAAAGTGTgcaatggtaaattcaaactTTCAATTAAGTTAACTTGTCATATCTATCCTTCAATAAGAGCATAGTTTTAAATGACTCATATCTATCCTTCAATAAGAGCATAGTTTTAAATGACTCATATACTAAAGAACAATCATCATACAGTATAATTCATATTTTCAAATCctattgtatttttaaattatttaaaaaaaaaaaaaaaaaaacttgtctgGTTAAAGAAGCTCTTTACagtaaatttccttttttttagataaaagaATAAAGAACTTCTTTCAAATTAATAAGATATAACCCCTACAAAATCTCACCCCAGTTGCGGCTCAACTGACTTGAAGCGTGGTGTTCACGCGCCAAATACGAGAGTGAACTAAACAACCAGTCTCTCTTTCCGGGGACCAAACAATTGAACTTAACTAACCCAATACAACAACGTAACCCCAGAGAGTACAATTAACCATAGTTGACTCAAAAACGCTGTAACACTCAACCACAGTTAACATCTCTAGTTAACTACTGCCTTCCTTTTAGagcagaaaaattaaaaaaaaaaaccgcgaGAAATTGAATTTATCGCGATACAGTAAGTAAAAATGAAAGATGAATCTTAAATGAAGACAAAATTAATCTGTTAGATTAATCAGAAAGGGAATAAATAAAACCATTAATTAATTCgaaagcaaataaaatattagagaaataaaaaaaataaaaaaaaaactcaaagtgaaaagaaaatggaTAGTTTTCCTTAAAGATCTTTGTTGTTTTGCTGGCTTCTGAAGATACACAGAGTTTCTTCAGATCCGAAGAAAAAGGTAAGAAATCTTAAATTCttatgttaaaaaaaacaaaacaacatgaAAACTCAAGactgaagaagagagagaaaaaaaaaaaagtagtactACTACTCTGTATTACTACAAAAACCAGTACTAAACtagtttgatatttttgaaaaagcttGTTTCTGTTGTTATTTTCCTTTTGTCTCTGCTTTTGTACATCCAAAAAGTTTGTATAAGAATAAGAAGTGCTGATTTTATTTGttctataattttgttttttgtgctttcaGGATTTTTTGTGGCGAAATTTGGCGGTAGGAAgaggtgtttttttttgtgttttgtgttttgttttgagaGTGTGATTGTGTGAGTTTTGTAGCAgatcttttttgtgtgtgattttgaAGAAGCTGTTTGAAGCTATAGAAACAAAGATTGTGTGggattgtttgtttttgtgacTCTCggtgaatttgaaaaaaaacaaacaaagagtGCGTAAAAAactgtgtatttttttttacttgttagTCTCCGAGTCCAAGCGAGAATAGTCTAACTGTGATTTCttttggtggtggaggtggaagCTGCGTACAAATTTAGTATATGATTATTTTgtgttagggtttttttttttttttttggtttctaaaaTGGTGGCTACAGAGTTGAAAAGCACTGAATTCAGAGAAAAATGAAGTTGAGATTCTGTAGAAATTGCTGCTTTCAGTTTTCGGATTCGGTTCGAATCCAATTCTGATTATGCGTCTCCTCTGGTCTTTCAAGAAGAAGATTCCGAATACTTCTTTTTCTGATTCACTGTGGCCAAGTGGCTTTTACAAGGTAAAAATCCATTATATCCAAATTCAACACTTTTAATCATTGAACTGGTTCTGATTTTTCTTTatggtgttttttgttttttttgctgTGACAGAGAGTTTAAATTTTTTCGATTAAAATCAGTTGAATTTTGAATAATGATCACATTTATGGATTCGAAAGAGAAGTTGAAGGAAGTGGATAAATGCTTAGATCCTCAGCTATGGCACGCCTGTGCTGGCGGCATGGTTCAAATGCCTAGCGTGAGCGCCAAGGTTTTTTACTTCCCACAAGGCCACGCCGAGCACGCTTGCGGCGCCGTCGATTTCCGCAGCTGCCCCGGCGGGCTTCCTCCTTACGTGCTGTGCAGAGTTTCGGCTATCAAGTTCATGGCTGATCCTGACACCGACGAGGTCTTCGCGAAGCTTAGACTCGTTCCGGTGAGTGGCAATGATCAGGAGTTTGATGATAATGGAATTATTGGAGGAGGAATGAACGGTTCGGAGCCGCAGGAGAAACCGGCTTCGTTTGCGAAGACTTTGACGCAATCGGATGCAAACAACGGTGGGGGGTTCTCTGTTCCCAGGTATTGTGCGGAGACGATTTTTCCGAGGCTGGATTACTCGGCTGATCCGCCCGTGCAAACCATTTTGGCTAAGGATGTTCATGGGGTTACTTGGAAGTTTAGGCATATCTATAGAGGGACGCCTCGGCGGCATTTGTTGACTACCGGGTGGAGTACTTTTGTGAACCATAAGAAGCTCGTGGCGGGGGACTCCATCGTGTTCTTGAGGGCGGAGAATGGGGATCTTTGCGTGGGGATTCGGAGGGCGAAGAGGGGAATTGGGGGTGGCCCGGAGTTGGCTTCTGGGTGGAATCCGGCGGGTGGGAATTGTGCTGTGCCGTATGGAGGGTTTTCGGCTTTTTTGAGAGATGATGAGAGCAAATTAATGAGAAATGGGGGTAATGGGAGCTCAATTGGGAATGGGAATGGTGGTGTGATGGGGAAAGGGAAAGTGAGGGCTGAATCGGTTATTGAAGCAGCAACACTTGCAGCTAATGGACAGCCATTTGAGGTTGTTTACTATCCTCGTGCCAGCACGCCGGAGTTTTGTGTGAAGGCTGCGATGGTTAAGGCAGCATTTCAGATCCGGTGGTGTTCGGGAATGAGGTTCAAGATGGCTTTTGAAACCGAGGATTCATCGCGGATTAGTTGGTTCATGGGAACCATTTCTTCTGTTCAGGTTGCTGATCCCATCCGCTGGCCTGATTCACCTTGGAGGCTTCTACAGGTactagaaaaatgaaattagctTAATTTGTGTTTGCCTGATTTCAAATTTCTGAACTAGGTACTCAAATTGGATTGCTCTGGACCATTGGTTACCCAAGAACAATCAATTTGCCTATTTTCTTAATTCTTGTTCTGTTCACTTTGCTGGCCTGTAGTTGTTCTGTTACATTATGCTTTAGAATCTTGCAATTTCTAGCTAGCGCATCAGGTGCAGTAACTTCGTTGTGATTGTGTAATGTTGCAAGTCAGTAGTATCATGGTGGGATGCATCTCTTTCTGAGGAAAAGATATGAGGGGTTCCCTCGACTAGGTGTGTGAGCATTTTCTCAGATTTGCACTGTGACTCATAATATTGGATTTGGAGATGCCCAACATTGCTGGTCAATGTTACTTTCTGCTGTATAGTTTTAGATGCATCTCCCCATGAAATTTCGATGGACATTCCAATGGCTTGAGTACATAATATATCTGAAAGTAATGATCTATTCTTTAGGGATTCGTTTGTATACATAAATGAATGTGTAACTCAAGGTTATTGATAATTGTcaattattacttatcaaaaaacaaatctgaaaGTAATGATGCCATATCCAGCTTTGCTTTCTGGTTGAACTCTTTATTTAGATCAAATATATTTTGTGTTAGAATGAACTTTACTAATGCACACATATGCTTTAGGCACTGCACTCTGACTTGATTGAATTTCCTCCGTAgagctttttgaaaatgaaaatttgataaaCCTTTTGTACTTTCTATTGATTCAATCAAGGGAGACCTGGTTTATGATCTACATGATTTGACGATGCTGATATGCAAAAACTATGAAAATAATCATATTGAATTTGtcttgtttttatgtgtttattGTTGGATGAAGAGAAGTAATGTTCTTTCCGCTGGTTACTCTGTAAACCTCTGGTTTTCTACCCACAGTTCAATGCCCAAGttgatttcttttccttcaacCAATTCTAATTGCTGCAGTGCTATGTTGTAGGTTACATGGGATGAACCAGATTTACTTCAAAATGTGAAACGCGTAAGTCCATGGCTGGTGGAATTGGTAGCAAACATGCCCACGATGCATTTGCCCTTCTCACCACCACGGAAGAAGTTGAGAATGCCACAACACCCAGAGTTCCCCCTCGATGGTCAACTTCAAATGCCGACATTTTCCGGCAACCTCCTTGGGCCCAACAACCCCTTTAGTTGTCTACCTGACAACACTCCTGCTGGCATGCAGGGAGCCAGGCATGCTCATTATGGTCTATCTTTATCAGATCTCCACCTCAATAAACTGCAGTCAAGTCTTTTTCCGGCTGGTTTCCTGCCAC
The DNA window shown above is from Quercus lobata isolate SW786 chromosome 7, ValleyOak3.0 Primary Assembly, whole genome shotgun sequence and carries:
- the LOC115953215 gene encoding auxin response factor 18-like, with amino-acid sequence MITFMDSKEKLKEVDKCLDPQLWHACAGGMVQMPSVSAKVFYFPQGHAEHACGAVDFRSCPGGLPPYVLCRVSAIKFMADPDTDEVFAKLRLVPVSGNDQEFDDNGIIGGGMNGSEPQEKPASFAKTLTQSDANNGGGFSVPRYCAETIFPRLDYSADPPVQTILAKDVHGVTWKFRHIYRGTPRRHLLTTGWSTFVNHKKLVAGDSIVFLRAENGDLCVGIRRAKRGIGGGPELASGWNPAGGNCAVPYGGFSAFLRDDESKLMRNGGNGSSIGNGNGGVMGKGKVRAESVIEAATLAANGQPFEVVYYPRASTPEFCVKAAMVKAAFQIRWCSGMRFKMAFETEDSSRISWFMGTISSVQVADPIRWPDSPWRLLQVTWDEPDLLQNVKRVSPWLVELVANMPTMHLPFSPPRKKLRMPQHPEFPLDGQLQMPTFSGNLLGPNNPFSCLPDNTPAGMQGARHAHYGLSLSDLHLNKLQSSLFPAGFLPLDHAATPPRAQKISMFQKPSMSENASNVSCLLTMAHSTQTSKKRDDVKTPQFVLFGQPILTEQQISLSCSGDTVSPVRTGNSSSDGNADKLTNFSDGSGSALHQQGIPERLSCEGFQWYKYNRQENDHNLDTGHCKVFMESEDVGRSLDLSLLGSYEELHRKLADMFGIENSEALSHVLYRDVTGAVKHIGDEPFSDFMKTARRLTILMDSSSDNVRK